A genomic segment from Amphiura filiformis chromosome 10, Afil_fr2py, whole genome shotgun sequence encodes:
- the LOC140163109 gene encoding uncharacterized protein, with protein sequence MPIHKISSIFRVLFAEIVIINIQVETLYKVAEMSDSIPVKQFADDDLIQCGICHIDIEHPRSLLYLHTYCLRCLREWNKNRKDEVICPLCREPTPLPANGVDGLRSNFFVTKLKDRKALSRQLMDKDVKIMCTSCDVSDGNEAVARCLECDDFLCKRCFQGHKSFRLTKNHSVYTIVELRSGEVNLIKKSRVDHCQEHPGQVLWFYCKSCDVPICRDCTVVEHPAGSHDLVKLNAATSGQREEIQKWVANCQMVKKEVDEAFKDVQQKRQNLESSCKKVYQTIDEAKRKIKESFLDNLEKDYADLKKNIDDMMSAREKSASAHEDELQMLNSRLNTALEMATQVSSEGSDCDVASAYKSLLATLMQLAKIKTPSVDLGEVTFVEEFAPKKSGSMIGRIEEKQITRKEQGRSTRKWNAEQWNAPWKMVKKFGDTGEGKLKDARGVAINQDGDVAVVDYNASRVYIYDINDWKMKIAIDTIKSLHSNPSHFISEPEEVAASQDKYVVCDRTYFPTVYDSCGNYLTQFQVETKYKEKRTLAIASNSQGQVLVGHYQANHIGVYNLNDGKLVSSFDIPFRAWYITVSSDDNKIIISAGGSAGVRVIDSNGSTIHVLRPPTDVTSAWSPHGVCTSGEGEDEEILVCNYHNTAGVYRFSLTGKYLSCVTTAVSGPRGIAFTDNGRIVVAEATCVKVFAPCT encoded by the exons ATGCCAATTCACAAGATTTCTTCGATATTCCGGGTATTATTTGCAGAGATTGTTATTATAAACATTCAGGTGGAAACCTTATACAAGGTAG CAGAGATGTCTGATTCTATACCAGTGAAGCAATTTGCCGACGATGACCTTATCCAATGTGGCATCTGCCACATTGATATCGAGCATCCAAGAAGCCTCCTTTATTTACACACGTACTGCTTAAGATGCCTAAGAGAATGGAACAAGAATAGAAAAGATGAAGTCATCTGTCCTCTATGTCGTGAGCCAACACCTCTTCCAGCTAATGGCGTAGATGGTTTGAGAAGCAACTTCTTTGTCACAAAGCTGAAGGACAGGAAGGCCTTAAGTCGTCAGTTAATGGATAAGGATGTGAAGATTATGTGTACGTCTTGTGATGTCTCAGATGGCAATGAAGCGGTGGCCAGATGCTTGGAATGCGATGACTTCCTCTGCAAACGTTGTTTTCAG GGGCACAAGTCTTTCCGCCTGACGAAAAATCACAGTGTTTACACAATTGTGGAGTTGAGGTCAGGAGAGGTCAACTTGATTAAGAAGTCCAGAGTAGATCATTGTCAGGAACACCCCGGTCAGGTACTATGGTTCTATTGTAAATCATGCGACGTTCCAATATGTAGGGATTGTACCGTGGTGGAACATCCAGCAGGAAGTCATGATTTGGTGAAACTGAATGCAGCTACATCAGGACAGAGGGAAGAGATCCAGAAGTGGGTTGCCAATTGTCAGATGGTAAAGAAAGAGGTTGATGAGGCCTTTAAGGATGTCCAACAAAAGCGGCAGAATCTGGAGTCTAGTTGTAAAAAAGTGTATCAGACCATTGATGAAGCTAAAAGGAAGATTAAGGAATCATTCCTTGACAATTTGGAGAAAGATTATGCTGATTTGAAGAAGAACATAGATGATATGATGTCAGCCCGTGAGAAGTCTGCGTCTGCCCATGAGGATGAGCTCCAGATGCTGAATTCGCGTCTGAATACAGCTCTTGAAATGGCGACACAAGTTTCTTCTGAAGGATCAGATTGTGACGTAGCATCAGCCTATAAATCCCTTCTCGCAACCTTGATGCAGTTGGCGAAGATCAAGACACCTTCTGTCGATTTGGGAGAAGTGACATTTGTGGAAGAATTTGCACCGAAGAAAAGTGGTAGCATGATTGGTAGGATAGAAGAAAAACAGATTACTCGCAAAGAACAGGGGAGGTCAACTCGTAAATGGAATGCAGAGCAATGGAATGCACCATGGAAAATGGTAAAGAAGTTTGGCGATACTGGCGAAGGAAAACTGAAGGATGCTAGAGGCGTCGCAATTAATCAAGACGGTGATGTAGCTGTGGTAGATTATAACGCATCAAGAGTGTACATCTACGACATCAATGATTGGAAGATGAAAATAGCTATTGATACCATCAAAAGTCTGCACTCAAATCCATCACATTTCATATCAGAACCTGAAGAGGTCGCTGCAAGTCAAGACAAATACGTTGTTTGTGACCGTACCTACTTCCCCACTGTTTATGATAGTTGCGGTAACTACCTCACGCAATTCcaagtagaaacaaaatataaagaaaaacgcACACTGGCTATTGCTTCCAATTCTCAAGGTCAGGTGTTAGTAGGTCATTACCAGGCAAATCATATCGGTGTATACAATCTCAATGACGGTAAGCTCGTATCTTCCTTTGATATCCCATTCCGTGCGTGGTACATAACAGTATCCTCAGATGATAACAAAATCATCATAAGCGCAGGTGGCTCTGCAGGTGTTCGAGTCATAGATTCCAATGGTAGCACCATCCACGTCTTGCGTCCTCCCACAGATGTCACATCTGCTTGGTCTCCACATGGTGTCTGCACCAGTGGTGAAGGTGAAGACGAAGAGATATTGGTCTGTAATTACCACAACACGGCAGGAGTGTATCGCTTCTCTCTTACTGGCAAGTATCTGAGCTGCGTAACTACAGCTGTGAGCGGCCCGCGAGGCATTGCGTTTACAGATAACGGAAGGATCGTTGTAGCAGAGGCAACCTGTGTCAAAGTGTTTGCTCCTTGCACCTAA